Proteins encoded together in one Streptomyces sp. TLI_171 window:
- a CDS encoding class I SAM-dependent methyltransferase encodes MIDGWQWDETLFAGAAAYYSRGRLPYPPGLAATLADALQLDGAGRLLDLGCGPGTVALALAGLFGEVVGVDPDEGMLGEAARAAERAGVGTARKARWVRARAEELPHDLGKFDVVTFAQSFHWMDRERVAATVRGLLRPGGAVVHLADWKAEIRTEDGLPFPAEPRAAIEQLVRDHLGPVRRAGRGVLPNGTPGGESEIFARAGFHGPQRLIVPGGAVLERDEDDLVAGVFSMSYSAPHLFGDRREQFETELRELLRGASPEGRFAVRVPSAEAVVWRVGEE; translated from the coding sequence GTGATCGACGGCTGGCAGTGGGACGAGACGCTGTTCGCGGGCGCGGCCGCGTACTACTCGCGCGGGCGGCTGCCGTACCCGCCGGGGCTGGCCGCGACGCTCGCGGACGCCCTGCAACTGGACGGCGCCGGGCGGCTGCTGGACCTCGGGTGCGGCCCCGGAACGGTGGCGCTCGCCTTGGCCGGGCTGTTCGGCGAGGTGGTCGGCGTCGACCCGGACGAGGGGATGCTCGGCGAGGCGGCGCGGGCGGCGGAGCGGGCCGGGGTCGGGACTGCGCGGAAGGCGCGGTGGGTACGCGCGCGCGCCGAAGAACTCCCGCACGATCTGGGGAAGTTCGACGTGGTGACGTTCGCGCAGTCGTTCCACTGGATGGACCGGGAGCGGGTGGCGGCGACCGTCCGCGGCCTGCTCCGGCCGGGTGGGGCGGTGGTGCACCTGGCGGACTGGAAGGCGGAGATCCGCACCGAGGACGGGCTTCCGTTCCCGGCGGAACCGCGGGCCGCGATCGAGCAGTTGGTCCGCGACCACCTCGGCCCGGTACGGCGGGCCGGGCGGGGCGTCCTCCCGAACGGCACTCCGGGCGGCGAGTCGGAGATCTTCGCTCGGGCCGGGTTCCACGGCCCGCAGCGGCTGATCGTCCCCGGCGGGGCGGTGCTGGAACGGGACGAGGACGACCTGGTGGCGGGCGTCTTCTCGATGTCGTACTCGGCGCCGCACCTGTTCGGAGACCGCCGGGAGCAGTTCGAGACCGAGTTGCGGGAGCTACTGCGCGGGGCGTCGCCGGAGGGGAGGTTCGCGGTGCGGGTGCCCAGTGCGGAGGCCGTGGTGTGGCGGGTGGGGGAGGAGTGA
- a CDS encoding carbonic anhydrase — protein sequence MTDAAHLTPTAAFEMLLAGNGRFVAGSPRHPNQDAARRAQTAPSQAPFAVLFGCSDSRLAAEIIFDQGLGDLFVVRTAGHVLGPEVLGSIEYGVTVLGTPLVVVLGHDSCGAVAATREAVAAGTTADGFVRDVIERVTPSVLAANAAGHTDNADFIDEHIRHTVALLMDRSNALSAAVTAGRAAVVGLSYRLVDGTAHVVTTRGLDIPAPAAA from the coding sequence ATGACTGACGCCGCACACCTCACTCCCACTGCCGCCTTCGAGATGCTGCTGGCGGGTAACGGCAGGTTCGTCGCCGGTTCCCCCCGCCACCCGAACCAGGACGCGGCCCGCCGCGCACAGACCGCACCGTCCCAGGCGCCGTTCGCGGTGCTGTTCGGCTGCTCCGACTCCCGCCTGGCCGCCGAGATCATCTTCGACCAGGGCCTCGGCGACCTCTTCGTGGTCCGCACCGCCGGGCACGTGCTCGGCCCCGAGGTGCTGGGCAGCATCGAGTACGGCGTGACCGTGCTGGGCACCCCGCTGGTCGTGGTCCTCGGCCACGACTCCTGCGGTGCGGTCGCCGCCACCCGTGAGGCGGTCGCCGCGGGCACCACCGCCGACGGCTTCGTCCGCGACGTCATCGAGCGGGTCACCCCGAGCGTGCTGGCCGCCAACGCGGCCGGCCACACCGACAACGCCGACTTCATCGACGAGCACATACGGCACACCGTCGCCCTGCTGATGGACCGCTCGAACGCCCTCTCCGCCGCCGTCACCGCCGGCAGGGCAGCCGTCGTCGGCCTCTCCTACCGCCTCGTCGACGGCACCGCCCACGTGGTCACCACCCGCGGCCTCGACATCCCCGCCCCCGCCGCGGCCTGA
- a CDS encoding CsbD family protein: MGAGKKMKHAAETAKGKAKEATGKATGNESLTLKGKAEQVKGDSMQAGQKAKDAFKH; this comes from the coding sequence ATGGGCGCCGGCAAGAAGATGAAGCACGCTGCGGAGACCGCCAAGGGCAAGGCCAAGGAGGCCACCGGCAAGGCGACCGGCAACGAGAGCCTCACGCTCAAGGGCAAGGCCGAACAGGTCAAGGGCGACTCGATGCAGGCCGGTCAGAAGGCCAAGGACGCCTTCAAGCACTGA
- a CDS encoding gas vesicle protein K, with protein MELDPESVGRDLATLVLAVVELLRQLMERQAIRRIDQGDLSEEQVEQLGLTLMALEERMAELRDRFGLEAEDLNLDLGPLGPLLSAD; from the coding sequence GTGGAGCTGGATCCGGAGTCGGTCGGCCGTGATCTGGCGACCCTGGTCCTGGCGGTGGTCGAGCTGCTCAGGCAGCTGATGGAACGCCAGGCGATCCGCCGGATCGACCAGGGTGATCTGAGCGAGGAGCAGGTGGAGCAGCTCGGGCTGACGCTGATGGCGTTGGAGGAGCGGATGGCGGAGCTCCGGGACCGGTTCGGCCTGGAGGCGGAGGACCTCAATCTGGACCTGGGCCCGCTGGGCCCGCTGCTGTCCGCCGACTGA
- a CDS encoding gas vesicle protein, which translates to MSLTPTSSDALQQRRIALVDLLDRVLAGGVVVAGEITLSIADVDLVRISLRALIASVRSAVEDPVREPGPDAEGREEP; encoded by the coding sequence GTGTCCCTGACCCCGACGTCCTCGGACGCCCTCCAGCAGCGGCGGATCGCCCTGGTCGACCTGCTCGACCGGGTGCTGGCCGGCGGCGTGGTGGTCGCGGGCGAGATCACCCTGTCGATCGCCGACGTCGACCTGGTCCGGATCAGCCTCCGGGCGCTGATCGCCTCGGTCCGGTCGGCGGTGGAGGATCCGGTCCGGGAGCCCGGGCCGGACGCCGAGGGGCGGGAAGAGCCGTGA
- a CDS encoding GvpL/GvpF family gas vesicle protein, with the protein MTEAPGWYSWLYAVVPAGAGATPAAGPGGVAGEPPRLVAAGALGAVVGSVPSADFDAEALERRLRDPRWLEDAVRAHHRVVEEVCAAGRGLPLRFATVYRDDDRVRALLAAHAPAFLAALARIADRTEWGVKAYLDARAAEPEPDADARTAGGGPEDRPGTAYLLRRRAARDSGARALEEAAERARRIHGALAAAAGESAEHPPQSPEAAGVRDPMVLNGAYLVDRGREAAFGRLVAELGSAHRPLLRVELTGPWPPYSFVDLPAAVGPG; encoded by the coding sequence ATGACCGAGGCCCCCGGCTGGTACAGCTGGCTGTACGCGGTCGTCCCCGCCGGCGCCGGTGCGACTCCGGCGGCCGGTCCGGGTGGGGTGGCCGGCGAGCCGCCGCGGCTGGTGGCGGCGGGCGCGCTGGGCGCGGTGGTGGGTTCGGTGCCGAGCGCGGACTTCGACGCGGAGGCGCTGGAGCGCCGGCTGCGGGACCCGCGCTGGCTGGAGGACGCGGTCCGCGCGCACCACCGGGTGGTGGAGGAGGTCTGCGCCGCCGGTCGGGGTCTTCCGCTGCGTTTCGCCACCGTGTACCGCGACGACGACCGGGTCAGGGCCCTGCTGGCCGCGCACGCCCCCGCGTTCCTGGCCGCACTGGCGCGGATCGCCGACCGCACCGAGTGGGGCGTCAAGGCGTACCTGGACGCCCGCGCGGCGGAACCGGAGCCGGACGCGGACGCGCGCACGGCCGGCGGGGGCCCGGAGGACCGGCCGGGCACCGCGTACCTGCTGCGTCGGCGGGCGGCCCGGGACAGCGGGGCCCGGGCGCTGGAGGAGGCGGCGGAGCGGGCCCGCCGGATCCACGGGGCGCTGGCGGCCGCGGCGGGGGAGAGCGCCGAGCATCCGCCGCAGTCGCCGGAGGCGGCCGGGGTGCGCGACCCGATGGTGCTCAACGGCGCCTACCTGGTGGACCGCGGGCGGGAGGCGGCGTTCGGCCGGCTGGTCGCCGAGCTCGGCAGCGCGCACCGACCGCTGCTGCGAGTGGAACTCACCGGGCCGTGGCCGCCGTACTCGTTCGTCGACCTGCCCGCCGCGGTCGGGCCGGGGTGA
- a CDS encoding gas vesicle protein, which translates to MTAPTPWRGAGAAPAYPGTTAPPQPANLADLLERVLDKGIVIAGDIRINLLDIELLTIRIRLLIASVDRAREMGIDWWEHDSWLSSGRDLALENRRLRERLGALEAARSEDAAAGDGDEPGSAGVDGDAEAEASERRARPSRARRRGTS; encoded by the coding sequence ATGACCGCGCCGACCCCGTGGCGCGGCGCCGGCGCGGCCCCGGCGTACCCCGGCACCACCGCCCCGCCGCAGCCCGCCAACCTCGCCGACCTGCTGGAACGCGTACTGGACAAGGGCATCGTGATCGCCGGCGACATCCGCATCAACCTGCTGGACATCGAGCTGCTCACGATCCGGATCCGGCTGCTGATCGCCTCCGTGGACCGGGCCCGGGAGATGGGCATCGACTGGTGGGAGCACGACTCCTGGCTGTCCTCGGGCCGCGACCTGGCCCTGGAGAACCGCCGCCTGCGCGAACGCCTCGGCGCACTGGAGGCGGCCCGCAGCGAGGACGCGGCCGCGGGCGACGGCGACGAGCCGGGCAGTGCCGGTGTCGACGGCGACGCGGAGGCGGAGGCGTCCGAGCGCCGGGCACGGCCGTCCCGGGCCCGGCGCCGAGGTACGTCATGA
- the gvpO gene encoding gas vesicle protein GvpO, whose translation MSEPRARRRTTGDEPRARRPTAGEEPRRRRTAEEEPAEPPRRRRAAEEEAQPRGGADDDSPSTARGPRRGAARIGAPEAASRAAAHVRTMTGRSPEGVTSLERTEDGWRVGVEVLESRRVPDSTDILAECTVELDGDGELLSFRRASRYYRGRAGQEDQS comes from the coding sequence GTGTCCGAGCCCCGAGCCCGCCGCCGCACGACCGGGGACGAGCCTCGTGCTCGCCGCCCCACGGCCGGGGAGGAACCCCGTCGTCGCCGGACGGCAGAGGAGGAGCCTGCTGAGCCGCCACGCCGCCGCCGGGCGGCCGAGGAGGAGGCGCAGCCCCGCGGCGGGGCGGACGACGACAGCCCGTCCACGGCGCGCGGCCCGCGCCGGGGCGCCGCGCGGATCGGTGCTCCCGAGGCTGCGAGCCGGGCCGCCGCCCACGTCCGGACGATGACCGGGCGGTCGCCGGAGGGTGTGACCTCGTTGGAGCGGACCGAGGACGGCTGGCGGGTCGGCGTGGAGGTGCTGGAGAGCCGCCGCGTCCCCGACTCCACCGACATCCTGGCCGAGTGCACGGTGGAGCTGGACGGCGACGGCGAGCTGCTCTCCTTCCGCCGTGCGAGCCGCTACTACCGCGGCCGGGCCGGGCAGGAGGACCAGTCATGA
- a CDS encoding gas vesicle protein GvpG, producing MGLITGLLTLPLAPVRGVTWVAERLYEQAWRELNDPAVIRRRLTEIQVAREAGTISEEDAARQEEELVRRLLPGAPPPEGREV from the coding sequence ATGGGACTGATCACCGGCTTGCTCACCCTGCCGCTGGCCCCCGTCCGCGGGGTCACCTGGGTGGCGGAACGCCTGTACGAGCAGGCCTGGCGGGAGCTCAACGACCCGGCCGTGATCCGCCGCCGGCTGACGGAGATTCAGGTCGCCCGGGAGGCCGGCACGATCAGCGAGGAGGACGCGGCCCGCCAGGAGGAGGAACTGGTGCGGCGACTCCTGCCAGGCGCCCCGCCACCCGAGGGCAGGGAGGTGTGA
- a CDS encoding GvpL/GvpF family gas vesicle protein — translation MSAADAQEFACYVYGVVPASTREPENVAGVGDPPSPVTLVRHRGVAAVVSDIDPARPLGTPGDLLGHARVLDALAAGHTPVLPFRFGAVVRDPAAVADDLLAPQEQRFQAALEDLAGLAQFTVRAVHRQDRLLREIVEQRPDIAELREQVAALPEDASRHQQIRLGELVADELLARARADADQLVADLGPLAVATAGTEVAADQPVGVSFLVAADRWDEFEQAAGRLGAAWDGRIDLRLLGPLAPYDFASQLVDAQGRGSWD, via the coding sequence ATGAGTGCCGCTGACGCGCAGGAGTTCGCCTGCTACGTCTACGGGGTCGTCCCCGCCTCCACCCGCGAACCGGAGAACGTCGCCGGAGTCGGCGACCCGCCCTCACCGGTGACCCTGGTACGGCACCGGGGGGTCGCGGCGGTGGTCAGCGACATCGACCCGGCCCGGCCGCTCGGCACCCCCGGTGACCTGCTCGGCCACGCCCGGGTGCTGGACGCCCTGGCGGCCGGGCACACGCCCGTCCTGCCGTTCCGGTTCGGCGCGGTGGTCCGCGACCCGGCGGCCGTCGCCGACGACCTGCTCGCCCCGCAGGAGCAGCGGTTCCAGGCAGCACTGGAGGACCTCGCCGGCCTGGCGCAGTTCACCGTCCGCGCCGTCCACCGGCAGGACCGGCTGCTGCGGGAGATTGTCGAGCAGCGGCCGGACATCGCCGAGCTGCGCGAGCAGGTCGCCGCGCTGCCCGAGGACGCCTCCCGTCACCAGCAGATCAGACTGGGCGAACTCGTCGCCGACGAACTCCTGGCCCGCGCCCGTGCCGACGCCGACCAGCTGGTGGCGGACCTCGGACCGCTGGCCGTGGCGACGGCCGGCACGGAGGTGGCGGCCGACCAACCGGTCGGCGTCTCCTTCCTGGTGGCCGCCGACCGCTGGGACGAGTTCGAGCAGGCCGCCGGACGACTCGGCGCCGCCTGGGACGGGCGGATCGACCTGCGGCTGCTCGGCCCGCTGGCCCCGTACGACTTCGCCTCCCAGCTGGTCGACGCACAGGGGCGCGGGTCATGGGACTGA
- the gvpJ gene encoding gas vesicle protein GvpJ, producing MTVAPRAGRYMDRPSSSGLVDVIDLILDKGLVIDIYVRVSLVGIELLTIDARIVVASVDTYLRFAEAVNRLDLTQDKSEGLPELMQDLNEGGARHKTRGALEGVKDKVSDLIGGDDGEEEDEQPEERPRRRPRAARKEHDR from the coding sequence GTGACAGTGGCCCCACGCGCCGGGCGTTACATGGACCGACCCTCCTCCAGCGGTCTGGTGGACGTGATCGACCTGATCCTGGACAAGGGCCTGGTCATCGACATCTACGTGCGAGTCTCGCTGGTCGGCATCGAACTGCTGACGATCGACGCGCGCATCGTGGTGGCGAGCGTCGACACCTACCTGCGCTTCGCCGAGGCGGTGAACCGGCTCGATCTCACCCAGGACAAGAGCGAAGGCCTGCCGGAGTTGATGCAGGACCTGAACGAGGGCGGCGCCCGGCACAAGACGCGCGGCGCGCTCGAAGGCGTGAAGGACAAGGTGTCCGACCTGATCGGTGGTGACGACGGCGAGGAGGAGGACGAGCAGCCGGAGGAGCGGCCCCGTCGGCGGCCGCGGGCAGCCCGGAAGGAGCACGACCGATGA
- a CDS encoding SRPBCC family protein: MARSSEDGRSGQGGVLEALPTERLMEQARELMSALGDHAVELASDKVGAVTERLVGFVADGGSGDGGGGGKTSIAKAVLGAGASGVKQAVTGAFSRGGGSGKGGKGGGKDTKVTNIVEQIDVGVPVRVAYNQWTQFQDFPKYTKKLENVDQSEDQKLTWKAGIFLSHRTWESTIVEQVPDELIAWRSKGEKGSADGTVTFHELAPNLTRILLVIEYHPQGLFERTGNLWRAQGRRVRLELKHFRRHVMTRTVLDPDSVEGWRGEIRDGEVVRSHEDALEEEQQEQEPEDGEDQEQPDDEEGDYEDEEPDEDEESDEDTGDDEYAEDEPEDDEEYDDDAYEDEDEDDADDAYDDEPASDEEEPAERGSRRTPARKR, from the coding sequence ATGGCCAGGAGTTCCGAGGACGGCCGGTCCGGGCAGGGCGGCGTCCTGGAGGCGCTGCCGACCGAGCGGCTGATGGAGCAGGCCCGCGAGCTGATGTCGGCCCTGGGCGACCACGCGGTCGAGCTGGCGAGCGACAAGGTCGGCGCGGTCACGGAGCGGTTGGTCGGGTTCGTGGCCGACGGGGGCAGTGGTGACGGCGGCGGTGGAGGCAAGACGTCCATCGCCAAAGCCGTACTGGGGGCGGGCGCGTCCGGCGTCAAGCAGGCCGTCACCGGCGCGTTCAGCCGGGGCGGAGGCAGCGGCAAGGGCGGCAAGGGCGGCGGCAAGGACACCAAGGTCACCAACATCGTGGAGCAGATCGACGTCGGAGTCCCGGTCCGGGTCGCCTACAACCAGTGGACCCAGTTCCAGGACTTCCCGAAGTACACCAAGAAGCTGGAGAACGTCGACCAGTCCGAGGACCAGAAGCTGACCTGGAAGGCCGGCATCTTCCTCTCGCACCGCACCTGGGAGTCGACCATCGTCGAACAGGTCCCGGACGAGCTGATCGCGTGGCGGTCCAAGGGCGAGAAGGGCTCCGCGGACGGCACGGTGACGTTCCACGAGCTCGCGCCCAACCTGACCCGGATCCTGCTCGTGATCGAGTACCACCCGCAGGGCCTGTTCGAGCGGACCGGCAATCTGTGGCGGGCCCAAGGACGGCGCGTCCGACTGGAGTTGAAGCACTTCCGGCGCCACGTGATGACCCGGACGGTCCTCGACCCCGACAGCGTCGAGGGCTGGCGCGGGGAGATCCGCGACGGCGAGGTGGTCCGGTCCCACGAGGACGCCCTCGAAGAGGAGCAGCAGGAGCAGGAACCGGAGGACGGCGAGGACCAGGAGCAGCCGGACGACGAGGAGGGCGACTACGAGGACGAGGAGCCGGACGAGGACGAGGAGTCGGACGAGGACACCGGGGACGACGAGTACGCGGAGGACGAGCCGGAGGACGACGAGGAGTACGACGACGACGCGTACGAGGACGAGGACGAGGACGACGCCGACGACGCGTACGACGACGAGCCCGCGAGCGACGAGGAGGAGCCCGCCGAGCGCGGCTCCCGCCGCACGCCCGCGCGGAAGAGGTGA
- a CDS encoding amidohydrolase has translation MTAPAVPTPAELARAAELYLDLHRHPELSGAEERTAARFAAPLADAGYRVTRGIGGHGVAAVLPNGPGPVVMLRAELDALPVAERTGLPYASTATGVTADGRQVPVMHACGHDVHLACAAGAAAALAATRAAWRGTVLVVGQPAEETLSGARAMLADGLYRRFDPPSVVLAQHAAPLPAGMVAHGRGPVTAGSRTLRVVIHGRGGHAGAPHLAVDPVVAAAAVVLRLQSIVAQETSPAEQLVVTVGSLEAAGPGNVVPDRATLTVTVRGFAEASLDRAAAAVRRIVGGEAAASGCPREPEIEELSRSGVNLPDPELAEQLRTVHQRLFGAARVADWPPALATEDFPLFGPAGADLHGVPGIRTAYWMLGTVGPEQWAAAPGTGAAGKLAALPANHSPEFRPNVGTTLRTGIAALTAAATGCLARS, from the coding sequence ATGACCGCCCCCGCCGTGCCGACCCCCGCGGAGCTCGCCCGGGCCGCCGAGCTCTACCTCGACCTGCACCGCCACCCCGAACTGTCCGGCGCGGAGGAGCGCACCGCGGCCCGGTTCGCCGCACCGCTCGCCGACGCCGGCTACCGGGTCACCCGGGGCATCGGCGGCCACGGCGTCGCCGCCGTCCTGCCCAACGGCCCCGGACCGGTGGTGATGCTCCGCGCCGAACTGGACGCGCTCCCGGTGGCCGAGCGCACCGGCCTGCCGTACGCCAGCACCGCCACGGGCGTCACCGCCGACGGGCGGCAGGTCCCGGTGATGCACGCCTGCGGCCACGACGTCCACCTGGCATGCGCCGCCGGGGCCGCCGCCGCGCTGGCCGCTACCAGGGCGGCCTGGCGCGGCACGGTGCTGGTGGTCGGGCAGCCCGCCGAGGAGACCCTGTCGGGCGCGCGGGCCATGCTCGCCGACGGCCTCTACCGGCGCTTCGACCCGCCGTCGGTGGTCCTCGCCCAGCACGCCGCGCCGCTGCCGGCCGGGATGGTCGCCCACGGGCGGGGCCCGGTGACGGCCGGCAGCCGCACCCTGCGCGTGGTGATCCACGGGCGGGGCGGGCACGCCGGGGCGCCCCACCTGGCGGTCGACCCGGTGGTGGCGGCCGCCGCGGTGGTGCTGCGACTGCAGTCGATCGTCGCCCAGGAGACTTCCCCCGCCGAGCAGCTGGTGGTCACGGTCGGCTCCCTGGAGGCCGCCGGCCCGGGCAACGTCGTCCCCGACCGGGCCACCCTCACGGTCACCGTCCGCGGCTTCGCCGAGGCGTCCCTGGACCGGGCCGCGGCAGCCGTGCGGCGGATCGTCGGCGGCGAGGCCGCCGCCTCGGGCTGCCCCCGCGAGCCCGAGATCGAGGAACTCTCCCGCTCCGGCGTCAACCTGCCCGACCCCGAGCTCGCCGAGCAGCTGCGCACGGTCCATCAACGGCTGTTCGGGGCGGCCCGGGTCGCGGACTGGCCGCCGGCCCTCGCCACCGAGGACTTCCCGCTGTTCGGCCCGGCCGGCGCCGACCTGCACGGCGTGCCCGGCATCCGCACCGCGTACTGGATGCTCGGCACGGTCGGCCCCGAACAGTGGGCCGCCGCGCCCGGCACCGGAGCGGCCGGGAAACTCGCCGCGCTCCCCGCCAACCACTCACCCGAGTTCCGCCCGAACGTCGGCACCACCCTGCGCACCGGCATCGCCGCCCTCACCGCCGCCGCCACCGGCTGCCTCGCCCGGAGCTGA
- a CDS encoding thiazolylpeptide-type bacteriocin, translated as MADTSLASLAEEILNLESETFEISDYSDTSEVMLGSSTSCSSTSTCSSTTSTTSCTA; from the coding sequence ATGGCCGACACTTCGCTCGCGTCGCTCGCCGAGGAGATCCTGAACCTCGAGTCCGAGACCTTCGAGATCAGCGACTACTCGGACACCAGCGAGGTCATGCTGGGCTCGTCCACCAGCTGCTCGAGCACCAGCACCTGCTCCAGCACGACCAGCACCACCAGCTGCACCGCCTGA
- a CDS encoding TOMM precursor leader peptide-binding protein, translating into MTSPATAAFEAARDRMERQLAERAAADSIPAPLVAVLGGTDLLRPEPADAARRRARATVHLTAQTVLIGPWGGGPDTPPTCGTCLAMRWQRLRSRTERDALETGDAATLAGPGLPPLPDHAVDAVWALHRLTADAAGHQDGLPRVSRLDLETLRVQTVPLLAEPLCPSCAAEHPEEPAGRAVLPLVSRPKPAPDRRRLRAADSYRLPEAALANPVCGVLGAGTWSDVVSPTTAPVAGTVFMRGYAGLSDVTWSGQANSFRASRSLAFLEGLERYAGTHRRSPAPLLTDSYHHLGAAALDPRACGTYAPRTYAEDPMLGPFDPDRPIPWVQGWSLRDQAPILVPARLVHYSAGVAADNFVFECSNGCAIGSCLEEAILFGLLELIERDAFLLGWYGNAPLPEIDLSASTAPALRAMLDRARLLGYDVHAYDNRIDLAVPVVTALAVRRDGGAGTLAFAAAAGFDPEETVESAVSEILTYIPHLPGQVRERPAELAAMAEDFDLVRRLPDHAALFGLPQMARHARSYLEPAAPARPVAELYADWAEQCPRGTDLLDELLYCRDRLTGAGHDVIVVDQTTPEQRRLGLHTVATLVPGLLPIDFGWTRQRALELPRLRTALRRGGLRATDLAEDEIRRVPHPFP; encoded by the coding sequence ATGACCAGCCCCGCCACCGCCGCCTTCGAGGCCGCCAGGGACCGGATGGAGCGTCAACTCGCCGAACGCGCCGCCGCCGACTCCATCCCCGCGCCCCTGGTGGCCGTCCTCGGCGGCACCGACCTGCTGCGGCCGGAGCCCGCCGACGCCGCCCGCCGGCGGGCCCGGGCCACCGTCCACCTCACCGCCCAGACCGTCCTGATCGGCCCCTGGGGCGGCGGCCCGGACACCCCGCCGACCTGCGGAACCTGCCTGGCCATGCGCTGGCAGCGGCTGCGCAGCCGCACCGAACGCGACGCCCTGGAGACCGGCGACGCCGCCACCCTGGCCGGCCCCGGCCTGCCGCCGCTGCCCGACCACGCCGTCGACGCGGTCTGGGCCCTGCACCGGCTCACCGCCGACGCCGCCGGGCACCAGGACGGGCTGCCCCGGGTCTCCCGGCTGGATCTGGAGACCCTGCGGGTGCAGACCGTCCCGCTGCTCGCCGAACCGCTCTGCCCGTCCTGCGCCGCCGAGCACCCCGAGGAGCCGGCCGGCCGCGCCGTCCTGCCCCTGGTGTCGCGGCCCAAGCCCGCCCCCGACCGGCGCCGCCTGCGCGCCGCGGACTCCTACCGGCTGCCCGAGGCCGCGCTCGCCAACCCGGTCTGCGGGGTGCTCGGCGCCGGCACCTGGTCCGACGTCGTGTCACCGACCACCGCGCCGGTCGCCGGCACGGTCTTCATGCGCGGCTACGCCGGACTCAGCGACGTCACCTGGAGCGGCCAGGCCAACTCCTTCCGGGCCAGCCGCTCGCTCGCCTTCCTGGAAGGCCTGGAACGCTACGCCGGAACCCACCGCCGAAGCCCCGCACCGCTGTTGACCGACTCCTACCACCACCTCGGCGCCGCCGCCCTCGACCCGCGCGCGTGCGGAACGTACGCGCCCCGCACCTACGCCGAGGACCCGATGCTCGGCCCGTTCGACCCGGACCGGCCCATCCCCTGGGTGCAGGGCTGGTCCCTGCGCGACCAGGCGCCGATCCTGGTCCCCGCCCGGCTCGTCCACTACAGCGCCGGCGTCGCCGCCGACAACTTCGTCTTCGAATGCTCCAACGGCTGCGCCATCGGCAGCTGCCTCGAAGAGGCGATCCTGTTCGGCCTGCTCGAACTGATCGAGCGGGACGCCTTCCTGCTCGGCTGGTACGGCAACGCCCCGCTGCCCGAGATCGACCTGTCCGCCAGCACCGCACCCGCCCTGCGCGCCATGCTCGACCGGGCCCGGCTGCTCGGCTACGACGTGCACGCCTACGACAACCGGATCGACCTCGCCGTCCCCGTGGTCACCGCTCTCGCCGTGCGCCGCGACGGGGGCGCCGGCACGCTCGCCTTCGCCGCCGCCGCCGGGTTCGACCCCGAGGAGACCGTCGAATCCGCGGTCTCCGAGATCCTCACCTACATCCCGCACCTGCCCGGCCAGGTGCGCGAACGGCCCGCCGAACTCGCCGCGATGGCCGAGGACTTCGACCTGGTCCGCCGACTCCCCGATCACGCCGCCCTGTTCGGTCTGCCGCAGATGGCCCGCCACGCCCGCAGCTACCTGGAGCCCGCCGCACCCGCCCGCCCCGTCGCCGAGCTCTACGCCGACTGGGCCGAGCAGTGCCCGCGCGGCACCGACCTGCTCGACGAACTGCTGTACTGCCGCGACCGGTTGACCGGTGCCGGGCACGACGTCATCGTCGTCGACCAGACCACCCCCGAGCAGCGCCGGCTCGGCCTGCACACCGTCGCCACCCTGGTGCCCGGCCTGCTGCCCATCGACTTCGGCTGGACCCGCCAACGCGCCCTAGAACTGCCCCGGCTGCGCACCGCGCTGCGCCGCGGCGGCCTGCGGGCCACCGATCTGGCCGAGGACGAGATCCGCCGCGTCCCGCACCCGTTCCCGTAA